A genomic region of Cannabis sativa cultivar Pink pepper isolate KNU-18-1 chromosome 1, ASM2916894v1, whole genome shotgun sequence contains the following coding sequences:
- the LOC133033648 gene encoding uncharacterized protein LOC133033648 has protein sequence MEARLDRAMVNFSWLSIFSDAKLFNLEVSPSDHTPLFLDLKSHIQAAGKKLFRFENHWTRFQECEEVIRASWCNSGMIFLQQKIHFCGQILQVWGSVVADNFSARIKNCNKELKVFKGRRDSEGRKMYSEAKQVLFETLNQREIFWRQRSKQLWLKNGDQNSKFFHSKASSRRRNNNIVCLKDETGTSKFWDTGLGDLMLDYFSKIFTAEPGNCNEVLSCVSPRVTEDDNAILTRPIEDQEVKDALFQMHPDKSPGPDGMNPKFFQKYWHIVGPDVIACVREFFLNEGMPEGLNDTNIVLIPKKKKPDQMSELRPISLCNVVAKVITKVLANRLKGILNRIISLNQSAFIPGRLITDNIMVSFEVLHYLKRKQIGKDGCMALKLDLSKAYDRVDWHFLTAMLSRMGFCDKWVRLIYGSLCSVKYHIVSSGYTMGPIIPSRGLRQGDPISPYLFLICAEGLSALIQHYEERKFIHGCKVANGAPIVSHLLFADDSFLYCKATEREVSNVQRMLEVFANASGQRVNFEKSSVFFSTNTTTQMRQIICNRLSIREAEERSKYLGLPSSIGRNKMAAFSYVVDKVQKRIQTWDNKFLSRAGKEVLIKAVVQALPAYTMNLFLLPMGICHQLESDVSRFWWKSSNSKGIHWLSWVKLTNHKVQGGMGFRDFRDFNLSLLAKQGWRLLSCEDTLATKVFKARYFASGNFLNATLGSNPSYIWRSIFESQNLVRIGARRLVGDGSRISILHEPWLLDAVNPYIETSSQSLQGQMVQSLMQVDKLEWDNEVISDVLNHRDRDLIWRIPLSDARRNDQWFWLQESSGVFSVRSAYRLQHEAHNNGTLAVPTDVWRKLWSIKVPPKVLNFLWRACANCLPTKFLLTTKHVQIDDGCPLCTAVPETTLHLLVRCSFARSCWRKIKVPSVAPGAMFFQQWFEAGLAQWSEVECIEAAMTLWAVWKMRNEVVWNSISPSCEEVIHIAQVNFLDWCNAQQLEKETLPGSNLVLPENWSPPTFPSVKVNVDGALFNSNGRYGVGMVARCAAGVMLQARTVLKSSVLQPHEVEAIGIKEALSWIKANGWDGVVLESDCLRVISDIKSNKNMVSPYGHIISDCKALCAEVNNLSLSCVKRSANRVAHCLARSSLYEADRIFNISSLPFVISSLISDDLS, from the coding sequence ATGGAAGCAAGACTTGACAGGGCTATGGTTAATTTTTCATGGCTTTCCATTTTTTCTGAtgcaaaattatttaatttagaagTGTCTCCTTCTGACCATACGCCATTATTTTTGGACTTGAAGTCTCATATTCAAGCAGCTGGGAAGAAGCTTTTTCGTTTCGAAAATCATTGGACTCGGTTTCAAGAATGTGAGGAAGTTATTCGGGCAAGCTGGTGTAATTCGGGCATGATTTTTTTGCAGCAGAAAATTCATTTCTGCGGTCAGATTTTGCAGGTGTGGGGCTCTGTTGTTGCTGATAATTTTTCAGCAAGAATCAAAAACTGTAACAAGGAGCTGAAAGTGTTCAAAGGCAGGCGTGATAGTGAAGGCAGAAAGATGTATTCGGAGGCTAAGCAAGTGCTATTCGAAACTCTGAACCAGCGGGAAATATTTTGGCGACAACGTTCGAAGCAATTGTGGCTAAAAAATGGTGATCAAAACAGTAAGTTCTTCCATTCAAAAGCTTCATCTCGTAGacgtaataataatattgtttgtCTTAAAGATGAAACGGGGACTTCTAAGTTTTGGGATACCGGTTTGGGGGATCTAATGCTtgactatttttcaaaaatatttactGCTGAGCCTGGAAATTGTAATGAAGTTCTTAGTTGTGTCAGCCCCAGAGTTACTGAAGATGATAATGCAATCTTAACCCGCCCCATTGAAGATCAAGAAGTAAAGGATGCCTTGTTTCAGATGCACCCGGATAAATCTCCGGGTCCAGATGGAATGAACCCAAAGTTCTTTCAAAAGTATTGGCACATTGTCGGTCCGGATGTCATTGCTTGCGTCAGAGAATTTTTCTTGAATGAAGGGATGCCTGAAGGTTTGAATGACACTAATATTGTGCTAATtcctaaaaagaaaaaaccagATCAAATGAGTGAGTTGCGTCCTATTTCATTATGCAATGTGGTTGCGAAAGTTATCACTAAAGTGTTGGCTAATAGGCTAAAAGGTATTCTCAATCGTATTATCTCTCTTAATCAGAGTGCATTTATTCCTGGAAGGTTGATTACGGATAATATTATGGTGTCTTTTGAGGTTCTTCATTATCTCAAGAGAAAACAGATTGGGAAAGATGGGTGTATGGCGCTAAAGCTGGATCTTAGTAAGGCATATGATAGAGTAGATTGGCACTTCTTGACTGCAATGCTATCTAGAATGGGTTTTTGTGACAAGTGGGTTCGGCTCATATATGGAAGTCTTTGTTCGGTCAAATATCATATTGTTAGTAGTGGCTATACCATGGGTCCGATTATTCCCAGCCGAGGGCTTCGTCAAGGGGACCCAATTTCTCCTTATCTTTTCCTGATTTGTGCGGAGGGGTTGTCGGCTCTAATTCAACACTATGAGGAAAGAAAGTTTATACATGGGTGTAAAGTGGCTAATGGCGCGCCTATTGTATCTCACTTGCTTTTTGCGGATGATAGCTTCTTGTATTGCAAGGCTACAGAAAGGGAAGTTTCTAATGTTCAAAGGATGCTTGAAGTCTTTGCTAATGCATCGGGGCAAAGAGTTAATTTTGAAAAGTCCTCAGTGTTTTTCAGCACCAATACAACCACCCAAATGAGACAGATTATTTGCAACAGATTAAGTATTCGAGAGGCTGAAGAGAGAAGCAAATATCTGGGACTTCCAAGTTCCATAGGCAGGAATAAGATGGCGGCTTTTAGCTATGTGGTGGACAAAGTTCAGAAGAGGATTCAAACTTGGGATAACAAATTTCTTTCTCGAGCAGGTAAGGAAGTTCTAATCAAAGCTGTGGTTCAGGCGCTACCTGCTTATACTATGAATTTGTTCCTTCTTCCTATGGGCATTTGTCATCAATTAGAAAGTGATGTGAGTAGATTTTGGTGGAAGTCAAGCAATTCCAAAGGAATTCATTGGTTGAGTTGGGTGAAGCTCACGAATCATAAGGTTCAAGGAGGTATGGGCTTTAGAGATTTTCGAGATTTCAACCTTTCTTTGCTAGCTAAACAAGGTTGGAGATTGTTGTCTTGTGAGGATACGCTTGCTACTAAAGTGTTTAAAGCTAGATATTTTGCATCCGGGAATTTTCTCAATGCCACCCTTGGGAGTAATCCGAGTTATATATGGCGGAGCATCTTCGAATCTCAGAATTTGGTTCGGATTGGTGCAAGACGTCTTGTGGGAGATGGCTCTAGAATTTCCATTTTGCATGAACCGTGGCTGTTAGATGCGGTTAATCCATACATTGAGACGTCAAGCCAAAGTCTTCAAGGGCAAATGGTTCAATCTCTGATGCAAGTTGACAAACTTGAGTGGGATAATGAGGTTATTTCTGATGTGTTGAATCACAGAGATAGAGATTTAATTTGGCGCATTCCCCTCTCGGATGCAAGGAGGAATGATCAATGGTTTTGGTTGCAAGAAAGCTCGGGTGTTTTCTCGGTGCGAAGTGCTTATAGACTACAACATGAGGCTCATAACAATGGTACTCTTGCTGTCCCTACTGATGTGTGGCGCAAGCTTTGGTCTATAAAAGTGCCTCCGAAGGTCCTCAACTTTTTATGGCGAGCGTGTGCTAATTGTCTCCCTACAAAGTTCTTATTGACAACTAAGCATGTGCAAATTGATGATGGGTGTCCATTGTGTACGGCAGTCCCTGAAACAACGCTGCACTTGCTGGTTCGTTGCAGCTTCGCCCGTTCGTGTTGGCGAAAGATCAAAGTGCCGAGTGTGGCACCTGGTGCAATGTTCTTCCAGCAATGGTTTGAAGCGGGTCTTGCTCAGTGGAGTGAGGTTGAGTGCATCGAAGCGGCTATGACTCTTTGGGCCGTGTGGAAGATGCGGAATGAGGTGGTTTGGAATTCAATTTCTCCTTCGTGTGAAGAGGTAATTcacattgcacaagtgaatttTCTGGACTGGTGTAACGCGCAGCAGCTAGAAAAGGAAACTCTTCCTGGTTCTAATTTGGTCTTACCCGAGAATTGGAGTCCCCCGACCTTTCCAAGTGTTAAGGTAAATGTGGATGGTGCCTTATTCAACTCGAATGGACGTTACGGAGTGGGAATGGTGGCGAGATGTGCTGCTGGTGTAATGTTGCAGGCTCGTACAGTTCTTAAATCGAGCGTGCTTCAGCCACATGAGGTGGAGGCAATCGGAATAAAGGAAGCTTTGAGTTGGATTAAAGCTAATGGATGGGATGGAGTGGTCCTTGAATCGGATTGCTTAAGAGTAATTTCTGATAtcaaaagtaataaaaatatgGTCTCTCCTTATGGCCATATTATCTCTGATTGTAAGGCTTTATGTGCCGAAGTTAATAATCTTTCTTTGAGTTGTGTGAAGCGATCTGCTAATAGGGTGGCGCATTGTTTGGCGCGATCCTCTCTTTATGAGGCTGATCgtatttttaatatttcttcTTTACCTTTTGTAATTTCTTCTCTGATTTCGGATGATTTAAGTTAA